Proteins encoded together in one Bactrocera neohumeralis isolate Rockhampton chromosome 4, APGP_CSIRO_Bneo_wtdbg2-racon-allhic-juicebox.fasta_v2, whole genome shotgun sequence window:
- the LOC126754812 gene encoding UNC93-like protein: MADNENRNHRHSYNVTEQHSDDESSNNHNSSPNNNTTDTIIIALHNGLSNGNGIGNSNVDINGSAVTGNGNGSSAAKLSARTYEPRERHIITKNVIVIGLAFMIQFTAFHGTSNLQSSVNSDKALGTTTLAVIYGSLILSNIFLPMTVIRWFGCHLTMALSFFAYMPFIAAQFYPRFETLIPAGLMVGFGGGPLWCSKCTYLSTVAEALTKVRGNASRKDVNTVKFFGLFFIFYQMAQVWGNLISSSVLSFGSSAVVELNATLEALATPPPSESHVGEICGARFCPGIGAEENPNLTPPEPAKIQLLTSIFLICMAIAVVLMLFGVNSLKRYGVRRNDSGDGMSGLRLLTVTLNLLRKRRQLLILPITMFIGLEEAFLAVDYTRSFVACGWGISKIGFAMICFGVANAIAAGIAGALVEKLGRITLFVACALLNASLFVYMFFYEAREGDYVTYCAFAAIWGICDGVWLVVVNAFYGILFPNHLIAGYSNFRLWESTGSVIGYIISSQLCTSTKLVILLCVLGIGSAGYGITEYRLRRKQKALELMLSD; this comes from the exons ATGGCTGACAATGAAAACCGCAATCACAGGCACAGTTACAATGTCACCGAACAGCACAGCGATGATGAATCGTCCAATAATCATAACAGCAGTCCCAACAACAATACAACAGACACCATAATAATCGCACTGCATAATGGGCTGAGTAACGGTAATGGCATTGGGAATTCGAATGTCGATATAAATGGCAGCGCTGTGACCGGCAACGGCAACGGCAGCAGTGCGGCCAAATTGTCAGCGCGCACTTACGAGCCACGCGAGCGGCATATCATCACGAAGAACGTCATTGTTATTGGTCTAGCGTTTATGATACAGTTCACAGCGTTCCACGGCACTTCGAATCTGCAGAGCTCGGTGAATTCGGACAAGGCGCTGGGCACCACGACGCTCGCCGTCATTTATGGCTCGCTGATTTTATCCAATATCTTTCTACCCATGACAGTTATAAG atGGTTTGGCTGTCATCTGACCATGGCTTTGTCCTTCTTCGCCTATATGCCCTTTATTGCCGCGCAGTTTTATCCACGCTTCGAGACGCTCATACCAGcag GTTTAATGGTCGGCTTTGGTGGTGGACCTTTGTGGTGCTCAAAGTGCACTTACCTCTCAACAGTCGCCGAGGCTCTGACTAAAGTGCGTGGCAATGCGTCACGCAAAGATGTGAATACCGTCAAATTCTTTGGGCTCTTCTTCATATTCTACCAAATGGCACAGGTTTGGGGGAATTTGATATCTTCTTCAG TATTATCTTTCGGCTCTTCTGCCGTTGTGGAGCTGAATGCCACACTCGAAGCGCTCGCGACGCCTCCACCTTCGGAAAGTCATGTGGGTGAGATCTGTGGTGCGCGTTTTTGTCCAGGCATTGGCGCTGAGGAGAATCCGAATTTGACCCCACCCGAACCGGCGAAAATCCAACTGCTCACCTCCATCTTCCTCATTTGCATGGCCATAGCTGTGGTGCTTATGCTCTTCGGTGTCAACTCGCTGAAACG CTACGGCGTTCGTCGCAACGACTCTGGCGACGGCATGTCTGGGCTGCGTCTGCTCACCGTTACGCTAAATTTGTTGCGCAAGCGTCGCCAACTACTCATTTTACCCATCACAATGTTCATTGGCTTGGAGGAAGCCTTCTTGGCCGTGGACTATACACGG TCCTTTGTCGCCTGCGGTTGGGGcatttcgaaaattggtttcgCCATGATTTGCTTTGGTGTTGCCAACGCCATCGCTGCGGGCATTGCCGGCGCTCTGGTCGAGAAACTGGGCCGCATCACGCTGTTCGTCGCTTGTGCGCTGCTGAATGCCTCGCTCTTCGTCTATATGTTTTTCTATGAGGCGCGCGAGGGTGATTATGTCACCTATTGTGCATTCGCGGCGATTTGGGGCATTTGCGATGGTGTATGGTTGGTCGTGGTGAATG CTTTTTATGGCATTctctttccgaaccatctcatcGCTGGCTACAGCAACTTCCGCTTGTGGGAATCGACTGGTTCTGTTATTGGCTATATAATCAGTTCACAGTTGTGTACTTCCACAAAGTTGGTGATACTGCTCTGTGTGCTCGGCATTGGAAGTGCAGG TTACGGCATCACCGAGTATCGCCTACGCAGAAAGCAAAAAGCTCTGGAGCTTATGTTAAGTGATTGA